The Hippopotamus amphibius kiboko isolate mHipAmp2 chromosome 13, mHipAmp2.hap2, whole genome shotgun sequence sequence CCCTTTGAGCTCCTTTAGACTAAAATGTAAATGGCTAACAATAATGTCACCCCTGCACGCCACCACCTTCTACCCACGTGGCCTCTCCCATCCTCTCCCACATGGCCTTTTAGGATTTTTCTCACCTCTTTGCTCTCATACATCTGTCATTCTGCCTGATGGGCCTCCATTGTGCCCATGTCCTACCTAAAGAAACTCTCTTCAAATTCCAACTCCAGTCTCACCTCTTCTGTGAAGCTCAACCCGAGATCTTCCAGAAgtttctgcctcttctctctgATTTTCCGCCCTGCCGTTCTGCCTTGCATTGGAATCTTTATCTCAGACCCATCTCCCCCAGGCCTGAAATGAGCTCCCCAGGTCAGGATTCCCACATCTGCAAGGGGTCATGGGCAGCCCTGACCTGAATTCGTAGAGGGTGTTCCTCTAGCCTGTGGGCATGgtgtcctgggttcaaatcctgcctccctTCTTACCGTCTGTGAGCTCCTGACAGGGGTCTTCATTGCATTACGCTTCAGGTGTCCCTCTTGAAATCAGTTCACTAAGTATCAAATACCACAGACCAATGCATGGAAGTATGAAGATAGGGATTCAGGAATGGGTCACCTTATGGGATGATTTGGGATGAATGGTGAACAGGAATTTTTTCCACTGATACATGAGGACCCGTTTATGAGTTCATTggaaagaaacacagagaaacaaaacaagggTTGAGCATATTTCTGAAAAATGCACAGAGCTTTATTATCTTTGTTAATTGGGCAGAAAGTGCATTGCACTGAAATCATCTCTGACTCGTTCAGCTCAAAAACTGGTCCTTACTGCTCATAGAAACATAGCTTTGTGGGTCACAATAACATACAGAGGTCAACAGCCTCTTAAAATCACATccaagaaaatgaatataaaacaaattccaaaacacagaagcaaaaattacaaaatctgTTTAAATAATCCATTGCACTTCCACAGCACAAAAGTTCATCTTACAGAGAACTGGGAGATCTTTACAGCATGTGGAGGGCTTTGACATGACACCTCCTAATGGACTCTGTTCTCTTTTGACCTCTTTAGCATGAACTGCCGTGTACCATGGAGAGGAATAATTTGCAGAAAAAGCTCCAGGACTCCCCACAGTACTCCATGGCAATCTTACTGTGTTCTACCACGTCTGGGTCCTCcacacatgcaggatctttagtggTCATGGTCTGGGTCTTCACTGGGCTGGAAGGGGTAGTCACTTTGACCTCCCTCTGCTCCTTGGAAGAGGGTTCCATTAACTCCTGGCTGGGCTTCTTGCTCCTAATCAGAGTGGAGTTCACCAGCTTGAGATTGGATTCTGGAAACTTCTTTCTGCACACCCTGGTCTTCAGGATGCTCTTGGCGTCACCACAGATGACCTTCTGAGAACGCAGTTTCCGGCCAATTTGTTTCCAATAGACATTCTTTTTGTCTGACTCTAGGCATGGGATTGGATTGCCAGTGAAGAAACATGAAAAGTTGTTGTCCTGTCGACTGCACTCGACCTTCAGGGCGATGCCCTCCTCCTGCTTGGTCACCACCCATCCGCAGTCAGCATGGTCTTGGGTGATGAACTTGCCTTTGGTCAGGCTCTTGGGTGACTGGCTCCTCGACTCAATCTGGGGCTTACCTAGAGCTTGCAATTTATCCGTGCTGGCTTTGCTGCCCTGTCTATGGGTTTCTTCCTTTGTGGCCTCCACCAGGAGCATCGGAGCAgccagaaggaggaaggagagcaggGTGAGGCTGTGGCTCCTCATGGCTTCAGCTTGGTGGGAACCTGTTTGACAAAAGGCAGGTGAGTCAGTGCTGGGCAGCAGTTCAGCAGCGCTGGGCTGCGGGGTGACCCTCCCTGCAGCCTGACACATGACTGCCTCCTGCGGAGTGAGACCAAGGAGCCTCCTATTTCCtggaattagcagacaagcagcCTGTCTATTCGCAGGCGGCTTGCCTACTTGACTTGAGTCTTGAGTGGCAGAAACGTCCTACTCTTCTTTCATTCTTCCCCACCCTCTGCACCTCATTAACTCTCTCTCCGTCTTCCACTCACTCAGTTACTTCTCACTCCTTCACTCGTCAGTCAGTAAGCATTTAAGGGGCACCTACTACCAGCTGTGCACTAGACTAGATGTTGGACTTATCAAGGTGAATAAGGAAGTCTCATGTCTTAAGAACATAGAGGTAACTCTGGGGAATCTGAATAGCATTGATCAGGAGTCTGTCCCGTGTTCCCAGCTTGATCTTGGGAAAGTCGCTCTCCCCCCGGGTCTCAGCTCCTTTGTCTGGAAATCAAGGTGTGGGATGAGATAACTGTCCTTCTAGCTCCAGTGGGCTGAATTCCTATGACACTGTTCCACATGGACTCAGACGACCACACAATGAGAAAGGACATGGTAAGTGACACGAAAAGTGACGTTTGACCCGAGGTTAAACGTGCATAAGGTTTGGACATTCTGACATGGGAGGATTTATGAGGAGGGGCATTTGGGATTCAGTAACAGCCTAAGGAAAGGCATGAAGGAGGGGACGTCATCCAATTTGACTGGGCAAAGTGAACCAGGGGAATACATGTGAATTTCCACCAGCTCATTTAGGCTGTGTGAAAGCCCTCAATCAacgcttttaaaaataaatcattgagTAAATAGGATGACCTTAACTACCACACTGAACTGCATAGATTTTATCAGGTAGGCAACAAAAaccacaccacaaagaagagaggTAGTATTTCTATTTGACACCTACTACGTGCTGAGCTCTAATTTGCACAAGAGCCCTGTCTAGTGGTAATAATACATCACCACCAGGTAACAGAAGTGACAGTTAAGGCTCAGACTAGCAAACAAATTGCTCAATGTCCCATAGTGAACGAGTGACAAAGCTGGGGCAGGCAGCCGGAActtttctctctgctcctttACACCACCCCTCCCTCACTGAATACCTCTTGCCTTCACCTGACTCTGCCTCTCCGAAAATATTGGCAAGAAATAAACAAGCAATTATGAACAGCTCATTTGGTTTGGCTTAGTGTGTAATGACAATTCACATTATCAGTGCTCCATTTGAAAAGAATACAGAAGTTCGTTTGAAAAGAGGCAGGTCTAGGTCTGATCTCATTTCTACGCTGGGCATATGGCCTCCCTTTAGGACCGATAAAAGCAAGATGGTCATAAAATGTGAGCTCCGGAAAGGAAGCTGGGATGGGAGCTAGGTCTATCAGTCCTCACTCATTCCTCATGTCCCTGAGGGGATCCAGACCTCAGGAATCTGAAGTCCTCGGGAATCTGAAGTCCTCATGGGAGCTGGAAACTCTTAAGAGAGCCAGGCTCTTACCTTGTTCTGAGTTTGCCCGTCCAGTGCGATCCCAGGTGTCAGAGGGAGCCTGCAGGCTTACCACTGTTTCATCTGCAGTGAGGCAGGGAAGGCCCTTTATATAAGAGCCCAGGCAGACAGGGGTTTTACAATTCACATACTTGTGTAGCCTTATTCACATGCCTCCCAGCCACGCCCCTTCAGAGAGAGCCACTTCCTGCAGGGAAAGTGGTTGGTGTAATCCTGTGGGAGGCGGATTACATGCATGGCATTAGACCTGGTTCTTCCAAGcccttttccttcccccaggTGGCCAGTTGAGGAGGACAGCTCAGCGTCGCAAAGACCCTCCGTGATGGGATGAGGACCCCAGCAGCAAAATCTGTGGGGGAAGTTATAAACAATAGGCCCATTTTACCCAAAGCTTTCCCTTAATTTTCATCACAGCCCCTCCATCATATGGTAACCTACaattcatcccattttacagatggaataTTGGAGCTTGGAGACACGCAGGGctggtcccaggtcccagggctAAGAGGATGAGGAGGCTAGCGTTTAAAGCTTGGACTCTGGGAGTTCACTCTCTGATCTCTTCTTACCTAACactctcaataaacatttggtgAATGAGAGACTGAGCTGGGAAAGCCATTTCAGTGTCTGCATTCCTGTTTTCTCTGAAGCACCTGAAGTTACTGTGTGGGCAGAGGAATCCTGGGGCCTTGAGAGGCTGATACAGAGGAGATTCCTGATCTGGGTTCTTGTTAAAAGTATTCACTTTCTGGTCACAGGCGGGGACCTCACTCTGGTGAGCCTTCTCTAGGCAGAGTCCAGTAGCAGGATGACCTGGGGAACCCTGGGTACAGCATTTGTTTAGCTGGATCTTGACTTCTCTGACCCTCCATTTGTTCATCAACTGATAGCTGACAATAATACTACCTCATTAGGGTTTCATACTAAATTATTTAGGAGGCTGCGCTGTTAACATCAAGTCAAACAGAACCGATTTGGTTCATAAGATGGCcttcagttctatttttaaaaaacagatatatatatatatattttttttcatctttattggagtataattgctttacagtattgtgttagtttctgctgtacaaaaaagtgaatcagctatatatatacatatatccccacatcccctccctcttgagcctccctccaccgtccctatcccacccctttaggtggtcacaaagcaccgagcggATCTCCTTGTGTCctgtagcaacttcccactagctgtctattttacatttgttgagCATATAAAGAGAACTCACTTCCACAAAGACATGGACCTCACTATATTCTGCCACTTTACTTTTCATCATGTTTGGGCAtaagaaattattcattttcttcttgactcagCTGTAAGGAAAATAGTAGCGCAAgagctataataataataaatggcaACTGACCCTTGCCTTTGGGACAGGAGCAATAAGGAGTCATGGGGACTGTGGCAAACGGTGTAGTTCCCGATACCTAAATGTCAATACTCAGTGCCAGGTGACCAAAAGCATGTTGGCATGGATGGAGGTCACTATTTTCAGGCctaatgaatctttttcatatactcacttttaaaaataaaatggacattCATGAACTTTTAAGAGATTCCCCAACATCCAGATGTGTGTACATAGAATTGGCATCTAATtgaaattttctaaaacaaaagatacaaaaagtcATAACGGTGGTTAGATTCCATCCAAGTTCCGCCGGTTCAAGGATTCCAAGGGCAGAGAGTTACGGATGTTGACTGGTTCATTGAGTGGCTCAATGGGTTTCTTCATGAATTCCATCGAAGGAGGCTATTTCCCCAAACTCCGAGCCTCATGTAAAATTGGCTCACCCCGAGATCCACTCCCATTGTTCTGACAACCGCCTTATTGAACCATGACCTGCACAAACAGGCACTCACGTGATGGTATTTTGAGGAATTATTTGGACCCAGGCAAGACAAATCTGCTTTGTTTCACAAGGAGGTATAGACCAAGGTGGTCTTCTGCAAAGCAAGAATATCATCTTGATCCGCAGGGGGCAGCCGGATTCTTTCTGG is a genomic window containing:
- the FGFBP1 gene encoding fibroblast growth factor-binding protein 1, which translates into the protein MRSHSLTLLSFLLLAAPMLLVEATKEETHRQGSKASTDKLQALGKPQIESRSQSPKSLTKGKFITQDHADCGWVVTKQEEGIALKVECSRQDNNFSCFFTGNPIPCLESDKKNVYWKQIGRKLRSQKVICGDAKSILKTRVCRKKFPESNLKLVNSTLIRSKKPSQELMEPSSKEQREVKVTTPSSPVKTQTMTTKDPACVEDPDVVEHSKIAMEYCGESWSFFCKLFLSMVHGSSC